A DNA window from Aquarana catesbeiana isolate 2022-GZ linkage group LG01, ASM4218655v1, whole genome shotgun sequence contains the following coding sequences:
- the THTPA gene encoding thiamine-triphosphatase translates to MAPSSHLSGSIEVERKFVPGPEVEKSLYALGAELFKEITFRDSYYDSPDLRLTLSDCWLRKRGDSWELKHPPQPGARGLIGASTQYTEVTEEDKIICKVSEVLGVPTPPSIEAFCLNEFASFVTRRRSFQLPLEESSGTMAVVDLDEADFGFAVGEVEVIVQTQEEVQNAFQKVEEICKKLGVFQESAVQGKVSTFLQLNRVEHYKQLTEAHVVRPLQDPLKKPCVHSNHF, encoded by the exons ATGGCACCTTCCTCACATCTATCTGGGTCTATTGAAGTGGAAagaaagtttgtcccaggtccagAAGTGGAGAAAAGCTTGTATGCACTAGGGGCTGAGCTGTTTAAGGAAATCACATTTAGAGACTCTTACTATGATAGCCCAGATTTGCGGCTTACACTTTCCGACTGTTGGCTGCGAAAAAGGGGAGATAGTTGGGAGCTAAAGCACCCACCACAGCCAGGAGCTCGAGGACTAATTGGAGCTTCCACACAATACACAGAGGTGACTGAAGAAGATAAAATTATCTGCAAAGTCAGTGAAGTACTGGGTGTCCCAACTCCCCCCAGCATAGAAGCGTTTTGCCTGAATGAGTTTGCAAGTTTCGTGACGCGCAGACGCAGCTTCCAGCTGCCTCTGGAGGAAAGCTCAGGCACCATGGCTGTGGTTGACCTAGATGAGGCTGACTTTGGTTTTGCAGTAGGTGAAGTGGAAGTTATTGTACAAACACAGGAGGAAGtacaaaatgcatttcaaaaagtgGAAGAGATCTGCAAAAAGCTAG GTGTTTTCCAGGAGTCAGCAGTACAAGGCAAAGTATCAACATTTCTTCAACTGAATCGTGTTGAACATTACAAGCAGTTGACTGAGGCCCATGTAGTTAGACCTTTGCAAGATCCACTCAAGAAGCCATGTGTGCACTCCAATCATTTCTGA